In the Desulfurispora thermophila DSM 16022 genome, TCTTTGAGCCGCCGCCTGATCTGGGTGATGTTGATGCGCAGCACCTCGGTGAACCCTTCCTGGGGCCCGCGGATAGTGGACTCGGTAATGGGTTGCCCCACCGGGCGGGCCGGGTAGGTGATTACGTCAAAAATATAGGCATATTTCAACCCGTCCACAAACAGCACGGCCAAACCCGTTAATATGGCTACCAGCACATCCTGCATCTGCCGGCTTTTTTTCATTTTGGCCGTGTTTACAGCCGGGTTTTGTTCCAGGCAAAGCACCGCCTTTTCCCCGGCAAGGACCAGGGGGGCCAGGATGTCCCGGTTGACTACGTCCAGGTCCACCAGGCCGTCCAGGTAGGCAATGGCCAGCTTGTTGTAACACTGTCCATTGATGGGAATCTCCCGCAGAACAAAATCGGGCGCATTGCTAAAAGCTTGCTGCAGGGTCTCAATATTGGCCGCCAGTTCGCTTTGCACCGGTTGCGGCATCAGTTCGGCTGGCTGCGGCTCGTACACTGCTTGGGCGGCTTTATTTTCGTCGCTTGTCGCTTTGAATTGTTCTTGCTTTTTTATTTTTCCCTTCCGCATGCCACTCAGGGGCAGCGGCTTGATTATCCTGCTTCGCTGGGACACTTTCCCTTCCTCCACTCCGGGCAACTCTAACCCCATCTACAAACCTTCTTGTTTATTGTTTACACTTTAGGGAAACGTTATAAGCCCCTGGCTGACGCCGGTGCCATAGGAGTAAAAATCCGTCGGTTCAAGGAAAAATAGAAAAATAAAAGGTGGTCCCCAATGTGAACCACCTTTCACTGTATTAACCGATTCCCCAAAGAAAACCTACCCCATTACATACTGGCCTTTCAAGGGGTAAACCTGCTCCTGCCACAAGCGGTCGCGTTGCACTGGATCCAGAACCGGCTTTTGCAGCATTTTGTACAGCAGCTCCTCCTGAGCCGGCGTGTTGACAAAATTCGCCAGGTGAGCCAGGGCATACTGGGCATAATCGCTGATCAGAAAACTGAAAATCTGGTTGAGCAGGTCGTCCTGCACATGGTATAGTTTGGCATTTTCCAGCACCAGCTGCGCATAAACAATCATGGTGAACAATTCGCCCAGGTGCAGCATATAATCCACGTCGCGGCGCTGCTCTTCCGTGGGCGGGGCGGTGGCCAGCAGCTGCCGGAACAGTTCCACCAGTTCATAAAACTTCTGCACATTGGGCAGGTCAACACCTTTATAAGCCCGCCGGTAATCGGGGAACTTAATTTGCGCCAGTTTGCCCGTGGTCTGTCGGAAAAGGTTGGCGTCATCCTGGGCATCGCGGCGCACGGGTATTTCGGGATAGTCTACATTGTTAAAGAAATAATTGCCCATAAACTTGATCACCAGGGCCATGTTCACGTGGGTAGTGCCTTCCAAGCGCGGGATCATCCCGATGTCCCGAATGGCCAGCTCAAAATAGGTGTCCTGTTCAAACCCCTTGGCGGCAATGGCATCCAGCAACATGTCGATCACCTTCATGCCCTGGGTCGTAACCTTCATTTTCTGTATAGGGTTGAAGAGCAGGTAACGGCGGTCCTGCTCGGACGAAGACCGGAAATAGTCCACTGCCCGTAGAGCGAAGAGCTTCATGGCCACAATGCGGGCATAAGCCTCAGTGAACAGCTTCTTGATGTGGCTGAAGGCGGTGACCGGTTTGCCGTACAGGATGCGGTCGGCAGCGTGATTCAAAGCCTCGTAAAAAGCGTGTTCGCAAATGCCCACAGAAGCAAAGCCCAGCTGGAACTTGCCGATGTTGATAGTGGAAAGCGAGGAATCCCAGGCCAGCGTACCAGAGGATAGAATTTGCTCCTGGCTGATGGGATAGTCATGCAGCTTGAATTCGCCCACGTAGGCCGGCCTGACCCCCGAGGTGTAGATCTTTTTCACCAGTTCATATTTTTCGTGTTTGGGGTCCACCACAAAGAAAACAAAATCGCCGCTATCGGCATATTTGGCAAACACGGAAACCAGCGCCGCCTCGTTGGCATTACCGATGTAATATTTATCCCCGCTGGCCAGATATGTACCGTCAGGTTGTGGGAACAATTTCATTTCATTGGAGTAGAGATCGGCACCATGGGCTTTTTCCGACATGCCAAAGGCGAAGATGCCGCCCTCCTGCAATAACCGGCCCGTCAAGTGTTTTACTTTTTCATTGTCGCCCATCCAGATGGGCCCCAGCCCCAAAATGCTCACCTGATAACAATACTGGTAAGCCAGGGAGTAGAAAGCGGTAATTTCCGTAAACTCACACACCCGGGACAGGTCAAAGCGTGCATCCGGGGCTCCGTAACCGGCCGGCGTAAGCAATGTGGCAAAGATTTGCTCCCGCTTGATGAACTCCAGAAAGTCATCGTACCACTTGCAAGCCTGGTCGTCTTCTTTAATGCTCCGCAAGCCTTTTTTCTCAAAGAAATCAATGGTTTTGAGCATTATTTCCTGGCTTTTCTCATCGGGGAAGGTCTGCTCATACTTCTGGGGGTTTAAAAACAACATGGTAAACTCACCCCTGTTCAAAATCTGATTAATGAAAGGTAGGGCAGCCCTTTTTGACAGAGCTGCCCTGATGTATTTGGAGATGGCAGATAACCCAACCTTGCATTGTTAAACCTTATATTGTCAATTATCAATACTCAAAGGACTCTTCCGGTACATCCAATACGGAGGTGTCGGCATCGGCCATGATGCCGGCCACAGTCATAACTTCGGGCACTATATTGCGCACATAGTAGCGGGCGGCTTCCACTTTGCCCCGGTAGAAAGCGTAGTCATAATGCTCTTCGCCCAGCTGGGCGATCTTGCTCTGGGCCAGTACGGCCTGCTCCATAATCAATGCTCCGCAGTAGAGTTTGGCCGTGCAGTGCAGGATGCGGGTGGCAAAGAGAGGGAGCATTTCATATTTCTGCTGCGTGTAGAAGCCCATAGCCGTCTTTTGGATGGACCGGTAGGCCTGGAAGGCTTCGGCCAGTATTTTGTATTCGCGGGAAAACTCCGGCTGTTCTTTAAAAGATTCTATTGTCTTGTGCAACTCGGCCATCCATCCCTGGAACACCTGGCCGTTTTTCATGGTCCACTTGCGGCCGATCAGGTCCATGGCCTGAATGTAGTTGGTGCCTTCCCAGATGGAGTAAATCTTGCAATCGCGAGCCGCCTGGGCTACCGGGTATTCTTCGGAAAAGCCATACCCGCCGTAAACCTGGATGGCATCGGCCACCAGCGGCCAGACCACATCGGAAGCGTAGGCCTTGACTAGAGGCGTGTTCACGTCCACCATGGCTTCTGCAAAGGCCTTCTTCTCTTTGTCCTGTTCATGGAGCAGCACGTCAATAAAGAAGGCGGTCTTGTAGATCATGGCCCGCACGGCCTCGTTGTGCGCTTTCAGGTTCATCAACATGCGCCGCACGTCGGCGTGCTTGATGATGGGTACCCGGTCACCCTTGGGGTTGGTGATGGGCCGCCCCTGCACCCGCTCGCGGGCATACTGGGCAGCGTTGTGGTAGGCCACTGCGGCAACGGCCAGCGCCATCAGGCCGGTCTCAAAGCGGGCGCCGTTCATCATTTGAAACATCTGAGCCATCCCGCTGGCATGACCTTTTTCATCGGGTGGATCTCCCACCAAGTAGCCATAGCAGTCATTGTTGTCGCCAAAGCTGAGCATGGCTGTAGCCGAGCCTTTCAGGCCCATTTTGTGCTCTATCGCCACACAGGTGACATCGTTGGGACCAACTACATCGCCCTGCTCATTAATTCTGTTCTTGGGTACCACAAACAAAGAGATCCCCTTGGTGCCCGGCGCGGCACCCTCAATACGGGCCAGCAACAGGTGGATAATATTTTCGGTCATGTTGTGGTCGCCGCCGGTAATAAAGCACTTGGTTCCTTTGATTTTATAAACGCCGGGGGTCTCGGTAGGGTAAGCCTTGGTCAGGATATCGCCCACATCGGAGCCAGCGTGCGGTTCGGTCAGGCACATGGTACCCGTCCAGGTACCGTCCATCATTTTGGGCAGGAACATTTCTTTCAGCTTGTCACTGCCGAAGGTCTGAATCAGCCGGGCTGCTCCCGTTGTGGCTCCCACGTAGGGGACAAAAGCCGGGTTGGCTCCCAGCATAAACTCGTTTACTGCGGTCAAAACAGTCTCCGGCAGGGCGGCACCGCTTTCATGGTCCAGGTTACTGCTGCCCCAACCGTTTTCCTGGATGAACCTGTAGGCTTCTTTAAAGGACTCGGGCAAAACCACTTGCCCATCCACCAGACGGGCCGGGTTTTTGTCACCTTCTTCATTGGTTGGAGCCAGGATTTCCCGGCACATTTTATGCGCCTGATCCAGGATCATGTCAATGTCTTCCACGCTGTAGGACTCTTTGAAAGCGTCGTAAGAAAAGATCTGCTCGGTGGGTAACCACTCTTTGAGTATAAACTTGTGATCCCTAGTGTTGAGTAAAAAGTTGGCCGCCATTTCTATTACCCCTTTGCCCCAAAATAACTATAAGTACAGATTCATATATAATTTTGATACTAAATGACCATTCAGTCAATAGCAAAATTCGCACTTGGTGAAATTTTTATTATATTATTTATTAATGGGTTAGTAGTTGTTATGGTTACCCTTTACGAAAAAATACCCGGTAAAAACTTTTGGAAGGGAAAATAGTTTCATGATATAATACATAACACCGAAGGCAATAAACATCCTGAACTGTCCGGCGAAATGATGGTGAACAAATTGCAAAGCTACCATATTATTACCTTTGGTTGTCAGATGAACGAATATGACAGCGAGGTCATGGCCGGCCTGTTGGAACAAATGGGGTACCAGGCTGCCCCCCGACCGGAAGATGCCGACATTGTCCTGGTCAACACCTGTTGTGTCCGGCAGAGTGCGGAAAACAAGATTCTGGGATTAATCGGCCGCCTGCGTAAATACAAAAAAGCCCGTCCCCACATGGTTATCGGTATCGGGGGGTGCATGACCCAGCAAAAAGAAACGGCGCAAAAATTGAAAGAGCGCTTTCCTCATCTGGACTTTATTTTTGGCACGCACAACGTACACGAGTTGCCCGATTTGATCAATCAGTCCCTGACAAAGAAAAAACGCCTGCTGGCCTGGCACCCGGAAAGTGCTGGCATACCCGAGGGCTTGCCGGTGAAGCGCAACAGCGGTATCAAGGCCTGGGTGCCCATCATGCTGGGATGCAACAACTTTTGTACGTACTGCATCGTCCCTTATGTGCGGGGCAGGGAAAGAAGCCGTCGCCCCGAACAGATTGTGCAGGAAGTCAGGAATCTGATCTCCCAAGGGTATAAAGAAGTCACCCTTTTGGGACAAAATGTTAACTCTTACGGTCAGGATCTGGACAGCGGGATCAATTTTGCCGGTTTGCTGAGGCTTCTGGCGGAGGAGACCAACATTCCCAGGCTGCGGTTTGTCACCAGCCATCCCAAAGATTTCAGCCCGGAACTGATTGAAGTGATGAAAACATACCCAGCCATTTGCGAGCACATCCACCTGCCCGTCCAGGCCGGCAGCAACAAGGTGCTGCAAGAGATGAACCGCAAATACAGCCGGGAGTATTACCTGGCTCTGGCGGAAAAAATTTACCGGGAAATTCCCGGCGTAGCCATTACCACCGACATCATGGTGGGCTTTCCCGGCGAAACGGAAGAAGATTTTGCGCAAACGATGGATATTGTCCGCAAAGTTAGGTTCGCCAATGCGTATATGTTTGTCTACAATCCCCGCCGGGGCACTCCGGCGGCCGAGCGGTCCGACCAGGTACCCGATGAAATAAAGGTGGAACGCATCAAGCAACTGGTGGAAACGCAAAACCGCATCACTCTGGAGCTCAACCAGGCCGAAGTGGGCCGCGTGCACGAAGTGCTGGTGGAAGGGACCAGCAAAAGCAACCCGGGAGTACTCAGCGGGCACACCCGCACTAACAAGACCGTGCTGCTGGAAGGTCAGCACATTGCACCCGGTCAAATAATACAGATAAAAATCACCCGGGGCACTTTAACATATTTAGAGGGAAAACCCGTGGCTGGTTTTTAATAAAAAACTTGGGAGGTTTTGGTTTTGGTAGCTATTTTACAAAAAGCCCGTGAACTGGGCGAAGAGATTTCCCGCTCCACCGAACTGCAGGAAATGCTGGCAGCGCAACAGGCGATGCTCAGCAGCCCGGAAGCATCTGCTTTGATCGAGGAATTCAACAGAAAACAGAAGTATTACATGACCATCCAAAGACAGGGTCTGGAACTGACTGACAGCCAGAAACAGGACATCGCCGACCTGGAAGAAAGAATGCTGGACAACGAGTTGGTGCTGAGCTTTTTCCGGGCCCAGCAAAATTTTGAAAAAATTCTAGAGGAAATCAACAACATTATCAGTCAGGCCATTTCGGGCCAGACCACCTGCGGCGAAGGCGGCTGTTCGGACGAATGTTGCTCCAGCTGCAGCGGGTGTGGCGTGTAAAGGCCTGCCCTGAACAAGTCCTCTTCTCTTTTCCCGACAAGGCTGTCGGGTTTTTCTTTTTTCAGATAATTCTTTATGCTATAATTATGCAGGAGGGATCACCTTGGCCTACACCCCCATGATGGAACAGTATCTGCAAATTAAGTCCCAGTACCCGGATGCCATATTGTTTTTCCGCCTGGGGGATTTTTACGAAATGTTTTTTGACGATGCTCTGCTGGCATCGCGCGAGCTCTCCATCACTCTCACCGGCCGTGATGCCGGAGCAGCTGAGCGAGTACCCATGTGTGGCGTACCCTATCACGCCGCTGACACCTACATTGAAAAACTAATCAACAAAGGATATAAGGTAGCCATTTGCGAACAGGTGGAAGACCCGGCCCAGGCCAAAGGCATTGTGCGGCGGGAGGTAATCCGGGTTTTCACACCCGGCACATATTTAACCCGGCAAAAGGAGCAGCAGCACAATTATCTGGCGGCAATCTTTTTTTCCTCCACCGAATACGGTCTGGCCATCGCCGATGTCACGACCGGCCTTTTGCAGGCTACGCAAATTGACGGTACGGAAAAGGACGGGCATTTGCTGGCCGAACTGACCAGAATTATGCCAGCCGAGATTCTGGTTCCCGCCAGCCAGGTAACCTGCCAGCTGGTGGACGAGATAAAAAAGCGCCTGGCGCCTGCCCTTTCCCCGCTCCCGGAAGAACAATTCCGCGCCGACAAAGCCGGACGTCACCTGGAACAAGTGCTGGGCATCCGCTGGCGAGACAGTGGCATAGGCTCTTATCCCGGCGCTCTGTCCGCCACGGGAGCCCTGCTGGCCTACCTGCTGGAGACGCAAAAGAATTCTCTCGGCCAGTTCCGCAATTTACAGGTTTACACCGCGGGCCAATACATGATTCTGGACGCCAACACCCGGCGTAACCTGGAGCTGGTTTTCTCTTTGCGGCACAGAGAACGCTGGGGAACACTGCTCTGGGTGCTCGATAAAACCAGAACCGCCATGGGTGGTAGAATGCTGCGCACCTGGCTGGAACAGCCCCTGCTGGACATGGACCGGATCAACCAGCGGCTGGATGCTGTGAGCGAACTGGTGGAAGACACCTTCTTGCGACAAACACTACAAAAACAGCTTAAAGGCATCTACGACCTGGAAAGATTGGCCACCAAAACGCTTTACAGCACAGTCAACGCCCGTGATATGCTGGCCCTGCGCCAGTCTCTGCTCATGTTGCCGGAAATTGTCTCCATTTGCCAGAATTGCCGGGCAAGTTTACTGCGGGACATACCGCCTGTTGTCAATGCTTTGCAGGAACTGGGCATATTTCTGTTGGCGGCGCTGGCCGACGACCCGCCAGCCACGCTCAAAGAAGGAAACTTGATCAAAAGTGGCTTTTCCGCCCAGGTGGACCGCTTGCGCCAGGCGGCCCGCGATGGCCGCAACTGGCTGGTTGATCTGGAAAACCGGGAAAAAGAGCGCACCGGGATCAAGTCCTTAAAGATCAGCTACAATAAGGTTTTCGGCTACTACATCGAGGTTACTAAGGCAAATCTTTCCGCTGTTCCGGCCGATTATCAGCGCAAGCAGACCCTGGCCAATGCGGAAAGGTTTATCACTCCCGCCCTCAAGGAACTGGAGCAACAGATTCTGGGAGCGGAAGAAAACCTGATTCAGCTTGAATATAATATTTTTAACCAGATTCGGGAAAAGGTGGCCGGGCACATTGAAATGATTCAGCAGGCCGCCCGTTGGCTGGCCACTGTGGACGCTCTGGTTTCCCTGGCCGAGGTGGCCTTTACTTCTGGCTACACCCGACCCAGTCTTACCCCGGAAACGGTTTTATACATTGAAAACGGCCGCCACCCGGTGGTGGAAAAAGTGCTGGACGACGGGTCGTTCGTCCCCAACGACCTGACCCTGGACAAGCAAACACGGTTAATTCTGCTCACCGGACCCAACATGGCCGGCAAGAGCACTTTTATGCGCCAGGTGGCATTGATTGTGCTGATGGCCCAGGCCGGTAGCTTTGTACCGGCCGACCGGGCGGTAGTGGGGCTGGTGGACAGAATTTTCACCCGCATTGGGGCAGCAGATGACCTGGCGGCAGGAGAAAGCACATTTATGGTCGAAATGAAAGAGTGCGAAATAATCGTAAAAAATGCCAGCCCGCGCAGCCTGATTATTATGGATGAGGTAGGACGGGGCACCAGTACACATGACGGCATCAGCATTGCTAGGGCCCTGCTGGAGCACATTGCTGTCAATATCCAGGCCCGCACCCTGTTTTCCACTCATTACCACGAACTGACCGTGTTGGACAGCTTGCCCGGGGTAGCCAATTTTACCATGGCCGTACTGGAGGAAGGCCAGCAAGTTTGCTTCTTGCGCAAAGTCATCCCCGGTAAAGCCGACAAGAGTTATGGCATTCACGTGGCCGCCCTGGCCGGGTTGCCGGCAGACATCATCAGGCGGGCCAAAGAAATTCTGGCGGACATGGAAAAACAGGCTCTCCCTTCTGTAACCCAGTGTACTGCTGCAACGCTACAACAGCAAGACAAACAGCAGTTGTGTCCAAACTGTGAATCTGTACGCAGAGTGTTGCAAAATGTTGATATTAACCATATTACACCGGTACAGGCGTTAAATATACTGGCGCAGTTGTGCGCCAACAAGTGAAAAGGGTAATTTGCCGGGGGGTGTATGTGTGTTCATTGGCATAGATGTGGGAGGGACATTTACCGATGCAGTGCTGCTCGACCGCGGCATGGTGAAAGCAACGGCAAAAGTGGTCACCCGGCAGGATCTGCTGTCCTCCCTGCTGGAAGCACTGGACAGCATATTACAGGGCGTCTCGCCCGACCTGATAGAGCGAGTGGTCTTCAGCACGACAGTGATCACTAACTTAATTGCCGAAAAAAAATATGACCCGGTTGGACTGATCATCATCCCCGGGCCCGGCCTCAGCCACGCCCACTATCGCTTTGCTACCCAGACCCATATCATTAACGGCGCCATTGACTACCGGGGCAGAGAAATAATCCCCCTGGACTTAAAACAGGTGGAGCAAGCGGTGGAAGAACTGGAAGCCGCCGGATACAATAAAGTGGCCGTGGTTGGTAAATTTTCTTCCCGCAATAACAAACACGAAAAAGAGATTGAAAAATACATCAAACTCCTGCACCCCCAGTGGCAAGTGGAACTAGGACATACCGTTGCCGGTCAGTTAAATTTTCCCCGGCGGGTTGTCTCCACCATGTTGACCTGTGCGACCCGGGAAAAATATGAATTCTTCGTGCGCTCTGTCTTTCAGGCCTTGGAGCAGCGCGGACTGCAAGCGGAGATTTATATCCTGCGCGCCGACGGCGGCACGATGCGATTAAAGAATTCCACCAAGGCGCCCATAGAAACCATCTTCAGTGGACCGGCGGCCAGCACGCTGGGCGTACAGGCACTCCTGCCGCCTGGCGAAACAGCCGTAGTGGTTGATATAGGCGGCACAACTTCCGACCTGGCCCTGCTCCTGAGCGGCCAGCCTTTGCTGGCTACCAGGGGGGTGTGCATATATAACCAGTTAACCCATGTCCGCGCTCTGGCTGTAAAATCCGTACCCGTAGGCGGAGATACCACATTAAGCCGGCAGCAGAATCGTATCGTCCTCCTGCCCGGACGGCAGGGGCCACCCTTCTGCCTGGATGGACCTGCTCCCACGCCGACAGATGCCCTGCGCGTCCTGGGATTATTCCACAAGGGGGACTACGACAAAGCCCGTCAAGCCATGCACATGCTGGGGGCCGAGCTTAATCTGAGCTGCACCGAAACAGCTGTCCGAGTGGTTGACCTGGTGGTGGACACCATTGTGCAGGAAATCAACGAAATGTTCAAGAGCTGGGAGCAAGAACCAAGCTACCGGGTCTGGGAAGTGTTGCAGAAAAAGAAGGTCCGTCCGACCACTGTAGTGGGAGTGGGCGGTGGCGCAGCGGGCTTGATTACACAAATCGCGGCCCGGATGAACTGTCAGCCTGTTTTGCCTCCTTATGCCAGTGTAGCCAATGCCATTGGCGCGGCTGTAGCCCGCCCCACCCTGCGGGTAAGCCTGCGGGCCGATACCCAGCAAGGGGTTTATACCATACAAGAAGAGGGCTTCCAGGGAAAAATTGAGGATGGCAACTTCAACGAGGAAAAAGCCATTGCCTTGGCCCGCACCTGGCTGCAACGGCGGGCGGAAAACGCCGGGCTGACCAGCTCGCTGGGCGAGGTCGAGATCATCCGGCGGGAAGTATTCAACGTCGTCCGCAACTGGGTTACTTGTGGCAAAATATTTGATATCGGTGTCCAAACACAGCGCGGTATTTTACATTACATCGGGGGAGGTGGTCGTTAATGTCCGGAAAAACCGGCCTGGTTTTCTTTCCCGCTTTCGACTGGGCCATCTCCCCCACGCATCCGGAGAGGGAAGAGCGCCTGCTGTACACCAGGGACACCATCTTTGAAGAAGGTGTCCTGGATCTGCCCAATATTGAAGAGCTGGCACCCCGCCTGGCCACGTTTCACGATATCGCCCGGGTGCATTTCTGTGTGCCCCGGGTCCAGAGCCAGGTTACCGAGGCCCATCTGATTGCCGCCGGCGCGGCCATGTTGCTGGGCGACTTAATTATTGAAGGTAGTTTGCGCAATGGCTTTGCTCTGGTCCGTCCGCCGGGACACCACGCCATGCGGGTGGTGCACGGCAACCGGGGATTTTGCAATATCAACAACGAGGCCGTACTGGTGGAATACCTGCGCCGCCGGCACGGTGTGAAAAGAATTGCCATCGTGGATTCCGATGTTCACCACGGCGACGGCACCCAGGAAATCTTTTACCACGACCCCGATGTCTTGTTTATCTCATTCCATCAGGACGGGCGTACAATCTATCCGGGTACAGGTTTCACCCACGAACTGGGCGGTCCCCTGGCCTACGCCCGGACGCTGAATGTGCCCCTCCCCCCAGGCACTACAGACGAAACCTTTCTCTACGTGGTTGATAATCTGATTTTACCTGTATTGCAAGATTTCGCCCCCGAGTTCATCATCAATTCCGCCGGCCAGGACAACCACTACACCGACCCTCTGGGCAGCATGCGTTTCACTGCCCAGGGGTATGCCGAGTTTACCCGGCGGTTAAATCCCCACCTGGCCGTCCTGGAAGGCGGTTATGCCATCGAATCGGCCCTGCCCTACGTAAACCTGGCTATTTTGCTGGCGCTGTCGGGTCATGATTACTCTTATGTGCGCGAGCCGGATTACTGGCCGGGCAAGTTCAAAGAAAGCCCGGAGCGGCTTGACCAGGTGAAAAGAATGGTAGATAATTTACTGGGAATCTGGCAGAACAGAGATAAGGCGGATATAGAAAAATTGTTTGGGACAGGCAAGTTCTACCAGCGCAAGAAAAATATTTATTATGATACAGATTATATTGAAGAAGAACAGTTTGAAAAAGTGCGCATGTGCCCTTACTGTCCGGGGTACATCATCATCGAGTCCCGCGCCAACCGCGGTTATGGCTCGCCCAACCGCGTTTTCGCAATTTCCGTACCTTTTCAGGCCTGTTCCTGCTGTCAGGCGGAAGCCGCTGATGCTTACGAGAAGGCCAAGAAAGAAGGCAGGTTCGACTATGTTTATCTGCAGGATAAAACCACCGATACCTACATGTCCTATGAGCGCAACAAGAATCAGGAATGGTGCTCGGAGGGGCCCCGCCCGGAGGTGTAAAATTGGCTAGGATCAATATCTTACCTCCCGCCATTGCCAATCTGATTGCTGCCGGGGAGGTGGTGGAGCGTCCCGCTTCTGTCGTCAAAGAACTGCTGGAAAACTCTTTTGACGCTGACGCCCGCCGGGTGGAAATAGAAATCAAAGAGGGGGGCCTGAAATACATTGCCGTACGGGACAACGGCCTGGGCATGGACGCCGAAGACCTGAAACTGGCTGTGTTGCGCCATGCCACCAGTAAAATTGCCAGCCTGCCCGATCTGGACAATATTACCACCATGGGTTTTCGCGGAGAAGCTTTACCCAGCATCGCCGCCGTCAGCAAACTGCTGATCAATTCCCGCTCACGGCAGGATGTGCAGGGACACCAGATTGAAGTCCATGGTGGTGAAACGATAAGTTTTTCTCCTGTCGGCTGCCCGGCAGGAACTTTTGTTTGTGTGCAAGATCTGTTTTTCAACACACCGGCTCGCCGCAAATACCTGAAATCCGCCGCAGCCGAAGCGGCCGCCATCAGCGATTTCGTAACCAGGCTGGCGCTGGCCCGGCCTGATGTAAGCATAACTTACAAAAACAATCAACGCCAGTGCCTGTATACCCCGGGTAACAATAAACTTTCCGATGTCATCAATGCTGTATACGGCGTGGAAGTAGGCAGACAAATGTTGCCGGTTTCCTATACCCGGGAAGATATGCAGCTCAGCGGTTACATCTCCCCGCCAGCTTTGCAGCGCAGCACGCCCAGGTACCTGACGACCATCGTCAACCAGCGCTATGTCAAATGCCGGACCATGGTGCAGGCCGTGTTGGACGTGTATCAAAGCATTTTGTCTCCCGGGCGCTATCCTATCGCTGTGCTATCCTTGCGCATCGACCCCCGGCGGGTGGATGTAAATGTGCACCCGGCCAAAATGGAAATCAAACTGCAGGACGAACAGGCAATTTACCTGTTTATCCGTCAGGCCATCCAAAAAGCGCTGGCCAGCACTGATCCCGTGCCATCCATTACCATACCAGGAGCTTGCCCGGTCGCCCGGACCAACCTGACCGTGTTGTCGGTACCGCCGACCGGAACAACACACGCCGCAGCAACATACAGCAGCATGAACCTTACTGGCAGCTCTTCAAACGGTGATCGGGAGCAAATATGGGAATCCTTACACCATGAGCGCTATTTACCGGAAAAAAAGAAGGAAGAAGAGCCCGAGAAAACATCCCTGCCTGAGCTAACCCCGGTGGGCTACTTGCCACCGGTCTACATCCTGGCCAC is a window encoding:
- the mutS gene encoding DNA mismatch repair protein MutS, producing the protein MAYTPMMEQYLQIKSQYPDAILFFRLGDFYEMFFDDALLASRELSITLTGRDAGAAERVPMCGVPYHAADTYIEKLINKGYKVAICEQVEDPAQAKGIVRREVIRVFTPGTYLTRQKEQQHNYLAAIFFSSTEYGLAIADVTTGLLQATQIDGTEKDGHLLAELTRIMPAEILVPASQVTCQLVDEIKKRLAPALSPLPEEQFRADKAGRHLEQVLGIRWRDSGIGSYPGALSATGALLAYLLETQKNSLGQFRNLQVYTAGQYMILDANTRRNLELVFSLRHRERWGTLLWVLDKTRTAMGGRMLRTWLEQPLLDMDRINQRLDAVSELVEDTFLRQTLQKQLKGIYDLERLATKTLYSTVNARDMLALRQSLLMLPEIVSICQNCRASLLRDIPPVVNALQELGIFLLAALADDPPATLKEGNLIKSGFSAQVDRLRQAARDGRNWLVDLENREKERTGIKSLKISYNKVFGYYIEVTKANLSAVPADYQRKQTLANAERFITPALKELEQQILGAEENLIQLEYNIFNQIREKVAGHIEMIQQAARWLATVDALVSLAEVAFTSGYTRPSLTPETVLYIENGRHPVVEKVLDDGSFVPNDLTLDKQTRLILLTGPNMAGKSTFMRQVALIVLMAQAGSFVPADRAVVGLVDRIFTRIGAADDLAAGESTFMVEMKECEIIVKNASPRSLIIMDEVGRGTSTHDGISIARALLEHIAVNIQARTLFSTHYHELTVLDSLPGVANFTMAVLEEGQQVCFLRKVIPGKADKSYGIHVAALAGLPADIIRRAKEILADMEKQALPSVTQCTAATLQQQDKQQLCPNCESVRRVLQNVDINHITPVQALNILAQLCANK
- a CDS encoding hydantoinase/oxoprolinase family protein; translation: MFIGIDVGGTFTDAVLLDRGMVKATAKVVTRQDLLSSLLEALDSILQGVSPDLIERVVFSTTVITNLIAEKKYDPVGLIIIPGPGLSHAHYRFATQTHIINGAIDYRGREIIPLDLKQVEQAVEELEAAGYNKVAVVGKFSSRNNKHEKEIEKYIKLLHPQWQVELGHTVAGQLNFPRRVVSTMLTCATREKYEFFVRSVFQALEQRGLQAEIYILRADGGTMRLKNSTKAPIETIFSGPAASTLGVQALLPPGETAVVVDIGGTTSDLALLLSGQPLLATRGVCIYNQLTHVRALAVKSVPVGGDTTLSRQQNRIVLLPGRQGPPFCLDGPAPTPTDALRVLGLFHKGDYDKARQAMHMLGAELNLSCTETAVRVVDLVVDTIVQEINEMFKSWEQEPSYRVWEVLQKKKVRPTTVVGVGGGAAGLITQIAARMNCQPVLPPYASVANAIGAAVARPTLRVSLRADTQQGVYTIQEEGFQGKIEDGNFNEEKAIALARTWLQRRAENAGLTSSLGEVEIIRREVFNVVRNWVTCGKIFDIGVQTQRGILHYIGGGGR
- a CDS encoding histone deacetylase family protein, producing MSGKTGLVFFPAFDWAISPTHPEREERLLYTRDTIFEEGVLDLPNIEELAPRLATFHDIARVHFCVPRVQSQVTEAHLIAAGAAMLLGDLIIEGSLRNGFALVRPPGHHAMRVVHGNRGFCNINNEAVLVEYLRRRHGVKRIAIVDSDVHHGDGTQEIFYHDPDVLFISFHQDGRTIYPGTGFTHELGGPLAYARTLNVPLPPGTTDETFLYVVDNLILPVLQDFAPEFIINSAGQDNHYTDPLGSMRFTAQGYAEFTRRLNPHLAVLEGGYAIESALPYVNLAILLALSGHDYSYVREPDYWPGKFKESPERLDQVKRMVDNLLGIWQNRDKADIEKLFGTGKFYQRKKNIYYDTDYIEEEQFEKVRMCPYCPGYIIIESRANRGYGSPNRVFAISVPFQACSCCQAEAADAYEKAKKEGRFDYVYLQDKTTDTYMSYERNKNQEWCSEGPRPEV